Proteins encoded in a region of the Methanobrevibacter millerae genome:
- the glmS gene encoding glutamine--fructose-6-phosphate transaminase (isomerizing): protein MCGIVGCILKENNRNVAPILFDCISKLEYRGYDSIGLATYDGNIHIKKDKGKIDEVNRKLDLPDMPGSFGIAHVRWATHGDPSKLNAHPQMDEENTIAVVHNGIIENNTKLKADLIAEGHTFKSDTDTEVIPHLIQKFMDEGRDLEHAVRKTIEILEGAYAIAAISSREPDKIVATRKDSPLIVGLGGDGYYLASDSPAILKYAKDIIYPEKGEIVILDRTGVVVHDEFDNPINKEVDTINWTPEMAEKEGYDHFMIKEINEQATSVKNTLTQKDNIQKIIDDLDDISRICFVACGTSYHASLTGKYLLESLAGIPTDVILASEFKYSAKTLDENTLVIFISQSGETADSLKALDVANETSKTLGIVNVAGSSITRRAQYVIQTQAGPEIGVAATKTYVSQLTAVYLFAALMAKDDRLLNDLDKVPDFINEVLEDVESIKAMSQRYNYAKDFFYLGRGYSYPTALEGALKLKEISYIHGEGYAAGELKHGPLALIDEGIPVVVVIPPGDSHKKTMSNLEEVKSRGARVLAFGAADDEELAEKAPEVFKINPEVSEIIAPLVYIVPLQLLSYYITIEKGFDPDKPRNLAKCVTVE from the coding sequence ATGTGTGGTATTGTAGGTTGTATATTAAAGGAAAATAATAGAAATGTCGCACCTATTCTTTTTGACTGTATCTCAAAGCTTGAATATAGGGGCTATGATTCTATAGGACTTGCCACTTACGACGGAAACATTCACATTAAAAAGGATAAAGGTAAAATTGATGAAGTAAACCGGAAATTGGATTTGCCTGACATGCCGGGCAGTTTTGGCATAGCTCACGTCCGATGGGCTACTCACGGCGATCCGTCCAAATTGAATGCTCATCCCCAAATGGATGAGGAAAATACAATTGCGGTCGTTCACAACGGCATAATTGAAAACAACACAAAACTTAAGGCAGACTTGATTGCTGAAGGCCATACCTTCAAATCAGACACTGATACTGAGGTAATTCCTCATCTGATTCAAAAATTTATGGATGAAGGCAGGGATTTGGAGCATGCCGTCAGAAAGACAATCGAGATTCTTGAAGGTGCTTATGCAATTGCTGCAATCTCTTCAAGAGAGCCTGACAAGATTGTTGCAACAAGAAAAGACTCTCCTCTGATTGTAGGATTAGGCGGTGACGGCTATTATTTGGCTTCCGATTCTCCAGCTATCTTAAAATATGCAAAAGACATTATTTATCCTGAAAAGGGTGAAATCGTAATTCTGGACAGGACAGGTGTTGTCGTTCATGATGAATTCGACAATCCTATAAACAAGGAAGTGGATACCATCAACTGGACTCCGGAAATGGCTGAAAAGGAAGGCTATGATCATTTCATGATAAAGGAAATCAACGAACAGGCAACATCCGTCAAAAACACATTAACTCAAAAAGACAACATTCAAAAAATCATTGACGATTTGGATGACATTTCAAGAATATGCTTTGTTGCATGCGGAACATCCTATCATGCATCACTTACCGGAAAGTATTTGCTTGAATCCTTGGCCGGAATTCCTACTGATGTGATATTGGCTTCCGAATTCAAGTATTCGGCCAAAACATTGGATGAAAATACTCTTGTGATATTCATTTCACAGTCAGGTGAAACCGCTGACTCACTTAAGGCATTGGATGTTGCAAACGAAACGTCAAAAACATTGGGCATTGTAAACGTTGCAGGCTCATCAATAACCAGAAGGGCACAATATGTAATACAAACACAGGCAGGGCCCGAAATCGGAGTTGCAGCAACAAAAACCTATGTGTCCCAACTGACTGCAGTGTATCTATTTGCTGCATTGATGGCAAAGGATGACAGGTTGCTGAATGATTTGGATAAGGTTCCTGACTTCATCAACGAGGTTCTTGAAGATGTCGAATCAATCAAGGCAATGTCTCAAAGGTACAACTATGCAAAGGACTTCTTCTATCTTGGAAGGGGATATTCCTATCCGACCGCACTGGAAGGGGCGCTCAAGCTTAAGGAAATCTCATACATCCATGGTGAAGGATATGCTGCAGGAGAACTCAAGCACGGTCCTTTAGCTTTGATTGATGAAGGAATACCTGTGGTTGTCGTAATACCTCCGGGTGATTCCCATAAAAAGACAATGAGCAACCTTGAGGAAGTGAAATCTCGTGGAGCACGTGTACTGGCATTTGGTGCGGCTGATGATGAGGAATTGGCAGAAAAGGCACCTGAAGTATTTAAAATCAATCCTGAGGTATCAGAAATTATTGCTCCATTGGTATATATTGTCCCTCTTCAGCTATTGTCATATTATATTACAATTGAAAAAGGTTTTGATCCGGACAAACCAAGAAATTTAGCAAAATGTGTAACTGTGGAATAA
- the cobA gene encoding uroporphyrinogen-III C-methyltransferase: MVVYLIGAGPGDADLITLKAVKALNKADVVLYDYLANEEILAHAPEDAEKIYVGKKAGQHYKTQDQINELIVQQAKAHENVVRLKGGDPFVFGRGGEEILALMENDIKFEVIPGVTSAIGAPTSLGLPVTHRAVATSVTIVTGHEDPTKAESQVHWDYTADTLIILMGIGNIRQNTAEIMKYRDKQTPVCVIESGTLPDENVIFGTLENISEKDIQTPAILIIGEVVKLYKDIYNY; the protein is encoded by the coding sequence ATGGTAGTTTATTTAATTGGTGCAGGACCTGGAGATGCAGACTTAATAACTCTTAAAGCTGTTAAAGCCTTAAATAAAGCTGATGTTGTTTTATATGATTATTTGGCTAATGAAGAAATTTTAGCTCATGCACCTGAAGATGCAGAAAAAATATACGTTGGCAAAAAAGCGGGTCAGCATTATAAGACACAAGACCAAATCAATGAGCTGATTGTCCAGCAGGCAAAGGCTCATGAAAATGTTGTGAGATTAAAAGGGGGAGACCCTTTCGTATTTGGTCGTGGCGGTGAAGAGATATTGGCTTTAATGGAAAATGATATCAAATTTGAAGTTATTCCAGGTGTTACTTCAGCTATTGGAGCACCTACATCACTTGGACTACCTGTAACCCATAGGGCTGTTGCAACATCTGTTACAATAGTGACAGGTCATGAAGACCCGACTAAGGCTGAAAGTCAAGTTCACTGGGACTATACTGCAGATACATTAATTATTTTGATGGGTATCGGAAACATTAGGCAAAACACTGCAGAAATAATGAAATACAGGGATAAACAAACTCCAGTATGTGTTATAGAAAGCGGAACATTGCCTGATGAAAACGTAATATTCGGAACTCTTGAAAACATTTCCGAAAAGGACATCCAAACTCCGGCCATCCTAATAATCGGTGAAGTTGTAAAGCTCTATAAGGATATTTATAATTATTAA
- the purQ gene encoding phosphoribosylformylglycinamidine synthase subunit PurQ translates to MKKIGVIRFPGTNCDRDVARAIELVGLEAEYVWWSNEDLTDFDGVVIPGGFSYGDYLRAGAMASITPVIDGIKALVREEKPVLGICNGAQILGEIGLVPGVFITNENPKFNCEWVDLKVSNTRTPFTKDFKKGQTVKIPIAHAEGRFYTEDIDLLKDQDQIVLQFKDTNPNGSVEAITSVCDESGLVCAMMPHPERACEEILGSTDGLNFFKGFL, encoded by the coding sequence GTGAAAAAAATCGGAGTAATTAGATTTCCCGGAACCAACTGTGATAGGGATGTAGCTCGTGCTATTGAACTTGTTGGCCTCGAAGCTGAATATGTTTGGTGGAGCAATGAAGATTTAACTGATTTCGATGGTGTTGTCATTCCAGGAGGCTTTTCCTACGGTGACTACTTAAGAGCAGGTGCAATGGCATCAATCACTCCAGTAATTGACGGAATTAAGGCATTGGTCAGGGAAGAAAAACCTGTTTTAGGAATTTGTAACGGTGCTCAGATACTGGGAGAAATCGGTCTTGTTCCTGGCGTGTTTATAACTAATGAAAACCCCAAATTCAATTGTGAATGGGTTGACTTGAAAGTATCAAATACAAGAACTCCTTTTACAAAAGATTTTAAAAAAGGACAAACTGTTAAAATACCTATTGCTCATGCAGAAGGCAGATTTTATACAGAAGATATTGATTTGTTAAAAGACCAAGATCAAATCGTATTGCAGTTTAAAGACACAAACCCTAACGGATCCGTGGAAGCAATTACAAGCGTTTGTGATGAATCCGGACTGGTATGCGCAATGATGCCTCACCCTGAAAGGGCTTGTGAAGAAATATTGGGTTCAACAGACGGTTTGAATTTCTTTAAAGGATTTTTATAG
- the purS gene encoding phosphoribosylformylglycinamidine synthase subunit PurS, translated as MLFDIEVKISLKSGMLNPEATTIERSLALLGYEVKNAKTVDIIKFQMEGEDREVIRENVVDMCERLLCNPVIHNYKINVIPQNTACGK; from the coding sequence ATGTTATTTGATATTGAAGTTAAAATCTCTTTAAAAAGCGGTATGTTAAACCCTGAAGCTACAACTATTGAAAGGTCTCTTGCTTTGCTTGGCTATGAAGTGAAAAATGCAAAAACTGTTGACATTATTAAATTCCAAATGGAAGGGGAAGACAGGGAAGTAATAAGAGAAAATGTTGTAGACATGTGTGAAAGATTACTATGTAATCCTGTAATTCACAACTATAAAATTAATGTAATTCCTCAAAACACAGCTTGCGGTAAATAA
- the purC gene encoding phosphoribosylaminoimidazolesuccinocarboxamide synthase has protein sequence MEKKELINSGKVKSVFTTENDDEVIIEFRDDMTAGDGARKEVMDKKGAYNAVISAKIFKVLEQNGVETQFIDLPEENIMLAKKLDMIPIEVIVRNIATGSLVRKYPIEDGTKLDPPIVQMDFKDDEYHDPMLNDSIITALGIATQEEIDILTEKALKINDILTKFFKDAGIILVDYKVEFGKDKDGKILLGDEISPDGCRLWDAETLEMLDKELFRKGKDSEVMDAYIEVYNRIIPDDEKVI, from the coding sequence ATGGAGAAAAAAGAGTTAATTAATTCTGGTAAAGTAAAAAGTGTATTCACTACTGAAAACGATGATGAAGTAATCATCGAATTTCGTGATGACATGACTGCCGGCGACGGTGCACGTAAAGAGGTTATGGACAAAAAAGGTGCATACAATGCAGTCATTTCAGCTAAAATTTTTAAGGTTTTGGAGCAAAACGGTGTTGAAACACAGTTCATAGACTTGCCTGAAGAAAACATCATGTTGGCTAAAAAGTTAGACATGATTCCTATTGAAGTGATAGTAAGAAATATCGCAACAGGCAGTCTCGTTCGCAAATATCCGATTGAAGACGGTACAAAATTGGACCCTCCAATTGTACAGATGGACTTTAAGGATGATGAATACCATGATCCTATGCTTAATGATTCAATAATAACCGCATTGGGCATTGCTACACAGGAAGAAATTGATATTCTAACTGAAAAAGCTTTAAAAATCAATGATATTTTAACCAAGTTCTTTAAGGATGCAGGAATCATATTGGTTGATTATAAAGTTGAATTCGGTAAGGATAAAGATGGAAAAATCCTTTTGGGTGATGAAATCTCACCTGACGGATGCAGATTATGGGATGCTGAAACCTTGGAAATGCTGGATAAGGAACTGTTCAGAAAAGGTAAGGATTCTGAAGTGATGGATGCTTATATAGAAGTTTATAATAGAATTATTCCTGACGATGAGAAGGTGATTTAG
- a CDS encoding DUF4013 domain-containing protein has translation MNLREIITDAIKYPISDTRKFLIFCALIILMSLSTVLPSYGLKDSTIALILSLVTFIVLFVVLGYSVEVLKGGIEGDETLPDFDYVKQFIIGIKAMILDIIYFIIPAVIVIIIASATGLFSSFTEIVNVGINSLANETTNVTTIIAAVPKSTMNTFTNALSVTIVAAIILFIIFSLLSFTALVRFAKFESGTEGLRFMEILKDMKNIGFIKIIITLIVIYIIALAMVFVIGLIGLIPYVGVFIGIFVGVPFVVLFLYRSIGLLYADAY, from the coding sequence ATGAATTTACGTGAAATTATAACGGATGCTATTAAATATCCTATTAGCGATACCCGAAAATTTTTAATATTCTGTGCTTTAATTATTTTAATGAGCCTATCAACAGTTCTTCCATCATATGGCCTTAAGGACAGTACCATAGCCCTTATTTTAAGCCTTGTAACTTTCATTGTTTTATTTGTAGTTTTAGGATACTCAGTGGAAGTCCTTAAAGGTGGAATAGAAGGTGATGAGACACTTCCAGATTTTGATTATGTAAAACAATTTATCATAGGCATTAAAGCAATGATTTTAGATATAATATATTTCATCATACCTGCAGTCATTGTCATAATTATCGCTTCCGCAACAGGACTGTTTTCCTCATTCACGGAAATCGTAAATGTGGGAATTAATTCTCTAGCTAATGAAACAACCAATGTGACCACAATAATAGCTGCAGTTCCCAAATCAACAATGAACACATTTACCAATGCGTTAAGCGTTACCATAGTTGCTGCAATCATATTATTTATCATATTTTCATTGCTGTCATTTACAGCACTAGTCAGATTTGCAAAATTCGAAAGCGGTACTGAAGGTCTCAGATTCATGGAAATACTAAAGGACATGAAAAACATCGGCTTTATAAAGATTATAATTACATTGATTGTAATCTATATAATTGCATTAGCCATGGTATTTGTCATTGGATTGATTGGACTGATTCCATATGTCGGTGTTTTCATAGGCATTTTTGTCGGAGTGCCGTTTGTAGTGTTGTTTTTATATAGATCTATCGGTTTATTATATGCTGATGCATATTAA
- a CDS encoding C1 family peptidase, whose product MKYNKLLYFFMLMVFMISITTISAADLNDAGDVLNDGDKSYDDLNKAIAVENSNFNFNSDYKFNQEIDKDYSGGINITKNNFVINGNNHIIDCTNQARAFYITGKNVEINNLIIQNAFCGYGSAIGTDSKLTLNNVTFINCMGDNETYDGGAVYSLDAVLNVNNCKFIDNSGDNGASITSFRSEVNVVNSTFTSSSDNIIKGQIFLDMSNLTVDNSNFLNTTSKYAAAIFSRNDGKLIISNSKFKNLFANKTAGAIGARIISNLTITGCEFDNVASENDGGAIFVDVFAGDSVFGSWTTISNTLFNNCYSGFGGAILQLDGNLIINNTNFTSNTANYEGGAIYTSHANVDIQNSKFISNSIGDDKSYGGACYFDSDEALLKGNAFVNNSAFEGSAVYAYDNELTLIGNYFNNPSDGISVYTVYGKVNRDLDNNYTSDVKSFNNKNDFYNWESNAKPLIILNSNITYDKMPEFFDLRKYGWITPVKDQGFMGACWAFGNVAALESALLRYTNQTYSLSENNMQNTMLKYSKYGDDVLSEGGNAFTAVAYLIDWLGIFPAEYDSYDEMGKISSLYMTPEDIHIQNVVVIPPVKDAAGRDLIKNALINYGAVAASHRADFNKTKYFNESNYAQYCYDSNDSTHRICIVGWDDNYSRNNFLKTPEGDGAWICKNSWGTGWGDKGYFYLSYYDTSFADKESVCYIINNDTYTRIYQNDVGGDSKLIPEGNYYASVFTAEDDEIIGAVGTFFNKSGAEYEFTVSVNDADVHTQKGISKISGYETVNLNKPVPIKKGDTFKITFKNTPYVTNNLRIPSQPGKSFISDDGKEWEDLSKVHFIAILKAYAVPKLDTTIASEDVYGYSGEKVNIIANVTDENGNPVSNGTAILIIGDKIGEAPEGFAAAGEYVANVENGKAVFEGLMLPDSGVYPVDLMYLGDDAYNPSNTTVNMVVVNRVNTTISADPVNGNPSDKINVTVNVIDEDGNPVLNGTTTLIIDGVEYTAEVHNGIARFIDVILPKSSTTAIVKYNGNEYYAPSESTLDININATESEQNNTISQDNGIKKSVNNSIDSKQTGNPIVIALLVLMCLVSNNILRRKR is encoded by the coding sequence ATGAAATATAATAAATTATTATACTTTTTTATGTTGATGGTCTTCATGATTTCAATCACCACAATATCTGCAGCCGATTTAAACGATGCTGGAGATGTTTTAAATGATGGTGATAAGTCATACGATGACCTTAATAAGGCAATTGCTGTTGAAAATTCAAATTTTAATTTTAACAGTGATTATAAATTCAATCAGGAAATTGACAAAGATTATTCTGGCGGAATCAATATAACCAAGAATAATTTTGTAATCAATGGAAACAATCATATAATAGACTGTACCAATCAGGCCAGGGCGTTTTATATAACTGGAAAAAACGTTGAAATAAATAATTTAATCATTCAAAATGCTTTTTGTGGCTATGGCTCAGCAATTGGAACTGATTCAAAGTTAACATTAAACAATGTTACATTCATAAATTGTATGGGTGATAATGAAACATATGATGGTGGGGCCGTTTATTCTCTTGATGCTGTGTTGAACGTTAATAACTGTAAATTCATTGACAATAGTGGAGATAATGGTGCTTCAATCACCTCTTTTAGATCAGAGGTCAATGTTGTCAATTCCACATTCACTAGCAGCAGCGATAACATTATTAAAGGCCAAATATTTCTGGATATGTCAAATTTGACTGTTGACAATTCCAATTTTTTAAATACCACCTCAAAATATGCTGCGGCAATCTTTTCTAGAAATGATGGAAAATTAATAATCAGCAACTCCAAATTCAAAAACCTCTTTGCTAATAAAACAGCAGGTGCAATTGGAGCAAGAATTATTTCAAATCTAACAATCACGGGCTGTGAATTTGACAATGTGGCCAGTGAAAACGATGGTGGTGCCATTTTTGTCGATGTTTTTGCTGGGGACAGTGTTTTTGGAAGTTGGACTACTATTAGTAATACACTGTTCAATAACTGTTATTCAGGTTTTGGAGGAGCTATCCTTCAATTGGATGGAAATCTAATTATTAACAATACTAATTTCACTTCCAATACTGCAAATTATGAAGGCGGTGCAATTTATACTAGCCATGCTAATGTCGATATTCAGAATTCCAAATTCATTTCAAACAGCATTGGGGATGACAAGTCCTATGGAGGAGCATGTTATTTTGATAGTGATGAGGCACTCCTTAAAGGAAATGCTTTTGTAAATAATAGTGCTTTTGAAGGATCTGCAGTTTATGCATATGATAATGAATTAACATTAATCGGAAATTACTTCAACAATCCGTCTGATGGAATAAGCGTATACACAGTATATGGAAAAGTAAATCGTGATTTGGATAACAATTACACTTCTGATGTCAAATCCTTCAACAATAAAAATGATTTCTATAATTGGGAATCTAATGCAAAACCGTTAATCATACTCAACAGCAATATTACCTATGATAAGATGCCTGAGTTTTTCGATTTGAGAAAATATGGCTGGATTACTCCGGTTAAAGATCAGGGATTCATGGGTGCATGCTGGGCATTTGGAAACGTTGCAGCACTGGAATCTGCCTTGCTCAGATATACAAATCAGACATATTCCTTATCTGAGAACAATATGCAAAATACAATGCTTAAATATTCAAAATATGGTGATGATGTTCTTTCGGAAGGAGGAAATGCATTTACCGCTGTTGCTTATCTGATTGACTGGCTTGGAATTTTCCCGGCTGAATATGACAGTTACGATGAAATGGGTAAGATTTCCTCATTGTACATGACTCCTGAGGACATTCACATTCAAAATGTGGTTGTAATTCCTCCAGTAAAAGATGCTGCAGGAAGGGATTTAATCAAAAATGCTTTAATCAATTATGGTGCTGTAGCGGCCAGTCATCGTGCAGATTTCAATAAAACCAAATATTTCAATGAATCAAATTATGCACAATATTGTTACGATTCCAATGACTCAACCCATAGAATTTGTATCGTTGGATGGGATGACAATTATTCCAGAAATAATTTCCTAAAAACTCCTGAAGGTGACGGAGCATGGATTTGTAAAAACAGTTGGGGAACCGGCTGGGGTGATAAAGGATATTTCTATTTATCCTATTATGACACATCATTTGCAGACAAGGAAAGCGTTTGTTACATAATCAACAATGACACATACACCAGGATTTACCAGAATGACGTTGGTGGAGACAGTAAATTGATACCTGAAGGCAACTATTATGCCAGTGTTTTCACCGCTGAAGATGATGAGATTATTGGTGCTGTTGGAACATTCTTTAATAAAAGCGGCGCGGAATATGAGTTTACAGTATCTGTAAATGATGCTGATGTCCATACCCAAAAGGGCATAAGTAAAATCAGCGGATATGAAACAGTTAATCTAAACAAACCTGTCCCAATTAAAAAGGGAGATACCTTTAAAATTACATTTAAAAATACTCCGTATGTCACTAATAACCTTAGAATTCCTTCACAACCAGGTAAATCTTTTATAAGTGATGACGGCAAGGAATGGGAAGATTTGTCTAAAGTACATTTTATAGCTATCCTAAAAGCATATGCAGTTCCTAAACTGGACACTACAATAGCATCTGAAGATGTTTATGGATATTCTGGCGAAAAAGTCAATATCATAGCAAATGTAACTGATGAAAACGGAAATCCTGTATCCAACGGTACTGCAATTCTAATCATCGGCGATAAAATAGGAGAAGCTCCTGAAGGATTTGCAGCAGCTGGTGAATATGTTGCAAATGTGGAAAACGGAAAAGCAGTATTTGAAGGATTAATGTTACCTGATTCTGGAGTTTATCCTGTAGACCTGATGTATTTGGGTGATGATGCATACAATCCGTCAAACACTACTGTCAATATGGTGGTTGTTAATAGAGTAAATACAACTATCTCTGCAGACCCGGTCAATGGCAATCCATCAGATAAAATAAATGTTACAGTAAATGTCATAGATGAGGATGGAAACCCTGTTTTAAATGGTACTACAACATTAATTATTGATGGTGTTGAATACACTGCTGAAGTTCACAATGGTATAGCTAGATTCATCGATGTAATTTTACCAAAAAGTAGCACAACAGCTATTGTAAAATATAATGGAAATGAATACTATGCTCCAAGTGAAAGCACATTAGATATAAACATTAATGCAACTGAGTCTGAACAAAATAACACAATTTCACAAGATAATGGAATTAAAAAATCTGTAAATAATTCTATTGACTCAAAACAGACTGGAAATCCAATAGTGATTGCATTATTGGTATTGATGTGTTTAGTTTCAAACAATATTTTAAGACGTAAAAGATAA
- a CDS encoding sodium-dependent transporter gives MADKNEWGSNLSFILAMIGSAVGLGNIWRYPYVLYSNGGGAFYIPYIVAILLMGIPFLILEYGVGYNYKSSFAKAIRKINSKWEYIGWFLPVAVFMIMIYYSAILGWDGIYMILSLFKGWGADPNTYFTTTLLQSSSSMDGLFNFIPLIAVAMLVGWVIIWVISHRDLESGLGKVSKVLVPLLFVIMVVIVGFSLTLPGASIGLSELFHPDWSLLGNFEIWMAAFGQIVFSLSLGMSIAFTYASYTKDDADLITNTISIALANSLFENFAALGVFSILGYMSLQSGTAVSDLVVQGTGLVFIAYPTVFNVLGQWAYILGPLFFLTVYLAGLTSILSTIEPLSFSIQNKFGFSRSKTMTILIAVGAVISLVYATSFGGELLGFVDTFINQIALLFGVIVECIVFAWIFKAEKLIDFLNSRSKTIKLGKWWLIIVKYVLPIFIAIVWIGGMFDVVANATIEQINFTIISAILLLGATLVFTLLPAKTEDWDEVEERV, from the coding sequence ATGGCAGATAAAAATGAATGGGGCAGTAACTTGTCATTTATTCTAGCGATGATAGGTTCTGCAGTTGGACTTGGAAACATTTGGAGATATCCTTATGTCCTTTATTCTAATGGGGGAGGAGCTTTTTACATTCCATATATTGTGGCTATCCTTTTAATGGGAATTCCTTTTTTAATATTGGAGTATGGGGTAGGATATAACTATAAGTCTTCTTTTGCTAAGGCCATAAGAAAGATCAACTCCAAATGGGAGTATATTGGCTGGTTCTTGCCGGTCGCTGTTTTTATGATTATGATTTATTACTCAGCTATTCTGGGCTGGGATGGAATTTACATGATTTTAAGTCTGTTTAAGGGTTGGGGAGCAGATCCCAATACTTATTTCACAACCACTCTATTGCAGTCTTCAAGTTCCATGGACGGACTGTTTAATTTCATTCCTTTAATTGCTGTTGCAATGCTTGTCGGTTGGGTTATTATTTGGGTAATTTCACACAGAGACTTGGAATCAGGTCTCGGTAAAGTTTCAAAGGTTTTGGTTCCCCTGCTTTTTGTGATTATGGTTGTCATTGTCGGATTTTCCCTGACTTTGCCTGGCGCATCAATAGGGCTTTCAGAGCTTTTCCATCCGGACTGGTCACTTTTAGGCAATTTTGAGATTTGGATGGCGGCATTCGGACAAATCGTATTTTCACTAAGCCTTGGAATGTCAATTGCATTTACATATGCAAGCTATACCAAGGATGATGCTGATTTGATTACAAACACCATTTCAATAGCACTTGCCAATTCTCTTTTTGAGAATTTTGCGGCTTTGGGAGTATTTTCAATTTTAGGATACATGTCCCTTCAGTCAGGAACTGCAGTGTCTGATTTGGTAGTTCAAGGAACAGGTTTGGTGTTCATCGCTTATCCGACCGTATTTAATGTATTGGGTCAATGGGCCTACATCTTAGGACCTCTCTTCTTCCTGACAGTTTATCTGGCAGGTCTTACAAGTATTCTATCAACAATCGAGCCATTGTCCTTTTCAATCCAAAACAAGTTTGGATTTTCAAGGTCTAAAACTATGACAATACTGATTGCTGTGGGTGCTGTCATTTCCCTAGTTTATGCAACGTCATTCGGTGGAGAACTTCTTGGATTTGTCGATACATTCATCAACCAGATTGCATTGCTCTTTGGAGTAATAGTTGAATGTATAGTATTTGCCTGGATATTCAAGGCTGAAAAGCTTATTGACTTTTTAAATTCAAGATCCAAAACCATCAAACTCGGCAAATGGTGGCTTATCATCGTAAAATATGTTCTTCCGATTTTCATTGCAATCGTGTGGATCGGTGGAATGTTTGATGTTGTGGCCAATGCAACAATTGAACAGATTAATTTCACTATCATCTCAGCAATTCTTCTTTTAGGGGCTACTTTGGTATTCACACTTCTTCCGGCCAAAACCGAAGACTGGGATGAAGTTGAAGAAAGAGTTTAG